In Nocardioides sp. zg-1228, a single window of DNA contains:
- a CDS encoding HIT domain-containing protein has protein sequence MTGGTSGGGLERIWTPHRMAYVRTAVDDDGCPFCAIPSHPDDESLVVARGASTYVVLNLHPYNPGHLMVLPYRHVADLADLTTEEATELMTMTQQALRTLRAVSRPDSFNVGLNLGRSAGGSLSEHLHQHVVPRWTGDANFITVVGGTKMLPQLLEDTRALLADAWPGA, from the coding sequence ATGACTGGTGGGACGAGTGGCGGCGGGCTCGAGCGGATCTGGACGCCCCACCGGATGGCGTACGTCCGCACGGCGGTCGACGACGACGGCTGCCCGTTCTGCGCGATCCCGTCGCACCCCGACGACGAGTCGCTGGTCGTCGCGCGCGGCGCGTCGACGTACGTCGTGCTCAACCTGCACCCCTACAACCCCGGCCACCTGATGGTGCTGCCCTACCGCCACGTCGCCGACCTCGCCGACCTCACGACCGAGGAGGCGACCGAGCTGATGACGATGACGCAGCAGGCGCTGCGCACCCTGCGCGCGGTGAGCCGGCCCGACTCGTTCAACGTCGGACTCAACCTCGGCCGGTCCGCGGGCGGCTCGCTGTCGGAGCACCTGCACCAGCACGTGGTGCCGCGGTGGACCGGCGACGCCAACTTCATCACCGTCGTCGGGGGCACCAAGATGCTCCCCCAGCTGCTCGAGGACACCCGCGCACTGCTCGCCGACGCCTGGCCCGGAGCCTGA
- a CDS encoding DUF402 domain-containing protein has protein sequence MPPFRTGHVIERREVLHGRAWLTSPVTVVHDDGDRLAVRLDPGSAFTFPAHPFGVHPWAMHSEWRGAIVLQLYRAGDLYSVWKFFDPDGSFRHWYINFEAPLKRGPGHIDTDDYGLDLVVDASGQRRWKDVADLHHQRVEGRISPQTVLDVLAEAAHVEASLDRDEHWWSAWTDWSPTAPSSGTDGPS, from the coding sequence ATGCCTCCCTTCCGGACCGGCCACGTCATCGAGCGACGCGAAGTGCTGCACGGCCGAGCGTGGCTCACCTCGCCGGTGACCGTGGTGCACGACGACGGGGACCGGCTGGCCGTCCGGCTCGACCCGGGCTCGGCGTTCACCTTCCCGGCTCACCCGTTCGGGGTGCACCCGTGGGCGATGCACTCGGAGTGGCGTGGTGCGATCGTGCTCCAGCTCTACCGAGCCGGTGACCTCTACAGCGTGTGGAAGTTCTTCGATCCCGACGGCTCGTTCCGTCACTGGTACATCAACTTCGAGGCACCGCTGAAACGCGGCCCCGGGCACATCGACACCGACGACTACGGGCTGGACCTCGTCGTGGACGCCTCGGGCCAGCGGCGCTGGAAGGACGTGGCGGACCTGCACCACCAGCGGGTCGAGGGGCGCATCTCTCCGCAGACGGTCCTCGATGTCCTCGCCGAGGCGGCGCACGTCGAAGCGTCGCTCGACCGCGACGAGCACTGGTGGTCCGCGTGGACCGACTGGTCGCCCACCGCCCCCAGCAGCGGCACGGACGGCCCGTCGTGA
- a CDS encoding phosphotransferase translates to MDRLVAHRPQQRHGRPVVTGRRGTSPSDLLETFWGMSGAAVTSLGGGMNSETWLVEHEGSTYVAKAVSRAAAADLATGGEVATTLARSGFVTGHPVPTRDGRMILTDPPLALLRHVPGRELDGEADEEQEWIASTLAGVHAASDPAPGPSPAAFATDWLDPRMPGVTAHPWLVAAIEAVRAETDALTVTWATLHTDPAPEAFLHDDRSGVTGLVDWAGARRGPVLYDVASAVMYLGGREHASRFLRTYLASGPLRAEEMRHLDAFSRFREAVQGVYFAGRLASDDRTGGVDRADNEKGLTDARRRLAALGVAT, encoded by the coding sequence GTGGACCGACTGGTCGCCCACCGCCCCCAGCAGCGGCACGGACGGCCCGTCGTGACCGGACGCCGCGGGACGAGCCCGAGCGACCTGCTGGAGACCTTCTGGGGCATGAGCGGCGCCGCGGTCACGTCGTTGGGGGGTGGGATGAACTCGGAGACCTGGCTCGTCGAGCACGAGGGCTCGACGTACGTCGCCAAGGCGGTGTCACGAGCAGCCGCAGCGGATCTGGCCACCGGGGGAGAGGTCGCGACGACGCTCGCCCGGTCGGGCTTCGTCACCGGGCATCCGGTCCCCACCCGTGACGGCCGGATGATCCTGACCGACCCGCCGCTCGCGCTGCTCCGGCACGTGCCCGGCCGGGAGCTGGACGGAGAGGCCGACGAGGAGCAGGAGTGGATCGCGAGCACGCTCGCCGGTGTCCACGCGGCCTCGGACCCGGCGCCGGGGCCCAGCCCCGCCGCCTTCGCGACGGACTGGCTCGACCCACGGATGCCCGGCGTGACCGCTCATCCGTGGCTCGTGGCAGCCATCGAGGCGGTGCGGGCCGAGACCGACGCCCTGACCGTGACCTGGGCGACTCTGCACACCGACCCCGCACCCGAGGCGTTCCTCCACGACGACCGCTCGGGCGTCACGGGCCTGGTCGACTGGGCGGGGGCGCGGCGGGGGCCTGTCCTCTACGACGTCGCGTCCGCCGTCATGTACCTCGGCGGCCGGGAGCACGCCTCGCGCTTCCTGCGCACCTACCTGGCGAGCGGCCCACTCCGCGCCGAGGAGATGCGCCACCTCGACGCGTTCAGCCGCTTCCGAGAGGCCGTGCAGGGCGTCTACTTCGCCGGCCGGCTGGCGTCCGACGACCGCACCGGGGGAGTCGACCGCGCCGACAACGAAAAGGGCCTCACCGACGCCCGGCGACGCCTCGCCGCGCTCGGCGTCGCTACCTAG
- a CDS encoding GNAT family N-acetyltransferase: protein MTSIRPARDADMGAVADLWHEGWHDGHAGHVPGGLTAARTLAAFHERTPPRVADTTVAVADDGSLQGFVMVVDDEVEQLFVARSARGAGVAEDLLAEAERQVAATGHETAWLAVVVGNVRARRFYERCGWADRGDLPYEVAAGDQTFVSPCRRYEKPVRRTPSGADSNSGIVPRTHR, encoded by the coding sequence ATGACGTCGATCCGACCGGCACGCGACGCCGACATGGGTGCCGTCGCGGACCTGTGGCACGAAGGGTGGCACGACGGACACGCGGGGCACGTGCCCGGCGGGCTGACCGCCGCGCGCACCCTCGCGGCCTTCCACGAGCGCACGCCGCCCAGGGTGGCGGACACGACGGTCGCGGTCGCCGACGACGGGTCGCTGCAGGGGTTCGTGATGGTCGTGGACGACGAGGTGGAGCAGCTCTTCGTCGCCCGGTCGGCGCGCGGCGCCGGGGTCGCGGAGGACCTCCTCGCCGAGGCCGAGCGCCAGGTGGCCGCCACCGGGCACGAGACCGCCTGGCTGGCGGTGGTGGTCGGCAACGTGCGGGCGCGCCGGTTCTACGAGCGCTGCGGGTGGGCGGACCGCGGCGACCTGCCCTACGAGGTGGCGGCCGGCGACCAGACGTTCGTCTCGCCGTGCCGGAGGTACGAGAAGCCCGTGCGCCGAACGCCCAGCGGTGCGGACTCCAACAGTGGGATAGTGCCTCGCACTCACCGCTGA
- a CDS encoding aminotransferase class I/II-fold pyridoxal phosphate-dependent enzyme: MGDAGERRPVVDLTDEQARRALPLKWGVPDDVLPAWVAEMDYAVDPVVLGAVQQALADGITGYPLYGFDPALAEAYAGWSARHVGWAPEPEAVIPVVDVTAGVRLALDVLSGPGGVVFPTPGYNAQFGLASVTGREEVRLDVPASAERAEIDLDRLDRLFAEGARTLLLTQPHNPWGRVFTRAELEGIRDVVVRHGARVVSDEIHAPLVLPGAEHVSYLSVEGTHDHAVAVVAASKAFNTAGLRCAQLVVPSAADRSLLADQPMARNDSHSPLGAIAARAAYGLGDPWLASLVDRLDQQRALLGELLATHLPEVRMRPVEATYLAWLDASAYGHADAAAVALERGRVQVSAGESYAPGTTGHVRLNFATSPDRLTEIVARLAKAWT; this comes from the coding sequence GTGGGGGACGCGGGGGAGCGGCGCCCGGTCGTCGACCTGACCGACGAGCAGGCGCGCCGCGCGCTGCCGCTCAAGTGGGGCGTGCCCGACGACGTGCTCCCGGCGTGGGTCGCCGAGATGGACTACGCCGTCGACCCTGTGGTGCTCGGCGCGGTGCAGCAGGCGCTCGCCGACGGCATCACCGGCTACCCGCTCTACGGCTTCGACCCCGCCCTCGCCGAGGCGTACGCCGGCTGGTCGGCGCGGCACGTCGGCTGGGCGCCGGAGCCCGAGGCGGTGATCCCGGTGGTCGACGTGACGGCGGGCGTGCGGCTCGCGCTCGACGTGCTGAGCGGGCCCGGCGGCGTCGTCTTCCCGACGCCGGGCTACAACGCGCAGTTCGGGCTGGCGAGCGTCACGGGCCGCGAGGAGGTGCGCCTCGACGTGCCCGCGTCCGCCGAGCGGGCCGAGATCGACCTCGATCGGCTCGACCGCCTCTTCGCCGAGGGGGCCCGGACGCTGCTGCTGACCCAGCCCCACAACCCGTGGGGCCGCGTCTTCACCCGCGCCGAGCTCGAGGGCATCCGCGACGTGGTCGTGCGCCACGGGGCGCGGGTGGTGAGCGACGAGATCCACGCGCCGCTCGTCCTGCCCGGCGCCGAGCACGTCTCCTACCTGTCGGTCGAGGGCACCCACGACCACGCAGTGGCCGTGGTGGCCGCGTCGAAGGCGTTCAACACCGCCGGGCTGCGGTGCGCGCAGCTCGTCGTGCCGTCCGCGGCCGACCGTTCCCTGCTCGCGGACCAGCCGATGGCGCGCAACGACTCGCACTCGCCGCTCGGGGCGATCGCCGCCCGGGCGGCCTACGGCCTGGGCGACCCGTGGCTCGCCTCGCTCGTCGATCGCCTCGACCAGCAGCGCGCCCTGCTCGGCGAGCTGCTCGCCACCCACCTGCCCGAGGTGCGGATGCGCCCCGTCGAGGCGACCTACCTCGCCTGGCTCGACGCGTCCGCCTACGGCCACGCGGACGCCGCCGCCGTCGCCCTCGAGCGTGGCCGTGTGCAGGTCAGCGCAGGGGAGTCCTACGCCCCCGGCACCACCGGCCACGTGCGGCTCAACTTCGCCACCTCGCCCGACCGGCTCACCGAGATCGTGGCGCGGCTGGCGAAGGCCTGGACGTAG
- the thrS gene encoding threonine--tRNA ligase has translation MPDIKVVRVHADQRAETTVTTGTKAWELFRDDADVIAARVDGTLKDLAYELVDGDEVEGVAIDSPDGRDILRHSTAHVLAQAVQQIWPEARLGIGPPITNGFYYDFDVETPFVPEDLAKIETAMRKIIKEGQRFERRVTTDAEALDELKDEPYKIELIGLKGGAGAEDPESIGEGASVEVGGGELTIYDNVRRNGDVAWSDLCRGPHLPTTKRIPAFKLMRSAAAYWRGDEKNKQLQRIYGTAWETKEALEEHLHRLEEAERRDHRKLGRELDLYSFPDEIGSGMAVFHPKGGVIKREMEDYVRRRHLEEGFDYVGTPHISKDGLFHTSGHLPYYADTMFPPMEMEHAEYRLKAMNCPMHNLIYRSRQRSYRELPLRFFEFGSVYRYEKSGVVHGLTRVRAMTQDDSHSYVTPEQAPAEVEHLLTFVTGLLRDFGLDDYYFELSTRDDSKPDKFIGSDDQWETATSVLETAARKFGVDLVPDPGGAAFYGPKISVQAKDAIGRTWQMSTIQYDFNQPAVDRFNLEYVAADGTRQQPVMIHSAKFGSIERFIGVLVEHYAGAFPPWLAPVQVQGIPIAERHNDYLFDIARQMKAQGLRVEVDDSDDRMQKKIRNAQLAKVPFMMIAGDNDVEAGAVSFRYRDGRQDNGVPLAEAIERVAAAVASREQV, from the coding sequence GTGCCCGACATCAAGGTCGTCCGCGTCCACGCCGATCAGCGTGCGGAGACCACGGTCACGACCGGCACCAAGGCGTGGGAGCTGTTCCGCGACGACGCCGACGTCATCGCCGCGCGCGTCGACGGCACGCTCAAGGACCTCGCCTACGAGCTCGTCGACGGCGACGAGGTCGAGGGCGTGGCGATCGACAGCCCCGACGGTCGCGACATCCTGCGCCACTCGACCGCCCACGTGCTGGCGCAGGCGGTGCAGCAGATCTGGCCCGAGGCCCGGCTCGGGATCGGCCCGCCGATCACCAACGGCTTCTACTACGACTTCGACGTCGAGACCCCGTTCGTGCCCGAGGACCTCGCCAAGATCGAGACCGCGATGCGCAAGATCATCAAGGAGGGCCAGCGGTTCGAGCGCCGGGTGACCACCGATGCCGAGGCGCTCGACGAGCTCAAGGACGAGCCCTACAAGATCGAGCTGATCGGGCTCAAGGGCGGCGCGGGCGCCGAGGACCCGGAGTCGATCGGCGAGGGCGCCAGCGTCGAGGTCGGCGGCGGCGAGCTCACCATCTACGACAACGTCCGGCGCAACGGCGACGTCGCGTGGTCCGACCTGTGCCGCGGCCCGCACCTGCCGACGACCAAGCGGATCCCGGCGTTCAAGCTGATGCGCTCAGCGGCGGCCTACTGGCGCGGCGACGAGAAGAACAAGCAGCTCCAGCGCATCTACGGCACCGCCTGGGAGACCAAGGAGGCGCTCGAGGAGCACCTGCACCGCCTCGAGGAGGCCGAGCGCCGCGACCACCGCAAGCTCGGTCGCGAGCTCGACCTCTACTCGTTCCCCGACGAGATCGGGTCGGGCATGGCGGTGTTCCACCCCAAGGGTGGCGTCATCAAGCGGGAGATGGAGGACTACGTCCGCCGCCGGCACCTCGAGGAGGGCTTCGACTACGTCGGCACCCCGCACATCAGCAAGGACGGGCTGTTCCACACCTCCGGGCACCTGCCCTACTACGCGGACACCATGTTCCCGCCGATGGAGATGGAGCACGCCGAATACCGCCTCAAGGCGATGAACTGCCCCATGCACAACCTCATCTACCGCTCCCGGCAGCGCTCCTACCGCGAGCTGCCGCTGCGGTTCTTCGAGTTCGGGTCGGTCTACCGCTACGAGAAGTCCGGCGTGGTGCACGGCCTGACCCGCGTGCGGGCGATGACCCAGGACGACTCGCACTCCTACGTCACCCCGGAGCAGGCTCCCGCCGAGGTCGAGCACCTGCTGACCTTCGTCACCGGCCTGCTGCGCGACTTCGGGCTCGACGACTACTACTTCGAGCTGTCGACGCGCGACGACTCCAAGCCCGACAAGTTCATCGGCTCCGACGACCAGTGGGAGACCGCGACGTCGGTGCTCGAGACCGCCGCGCGCAAGTTCGGCGTCGACCTCGTGCCCGACCCGGGTGGTGCCGCCTTCTACGGCCCCAAGATCTCGGTGCAGGCCAAGGACGCCATCGGGCGCACCTGGCAGATGTCCACGATCCAGTACGACTTCAACCAGCCGGCCGTCGACCGCTTCAACCTCGAGTACGTCGCCGCCGACGGCACCCGGCAGCAGCCGGTGATGATCCACTCGGCGAAGTTCGGCTCGATCGAGCGGTTCATCGGCGTCCTCGTCGAGCACTACGCCGGCGCGTTCCCGCCCTGGCTGGCTCCCGTCCAGGTGCAGGGCATCCCGATCGCCGAGCGGCACAACGACTACCTGTTCGACATCGCGCGGCAGATGAAGGCGCAGGGGCTGCGGGTCGAGGTCGACGACTCCGACGACCGGATGCAGAAGAAGATCCGCAACGCCCAGCTGGCCAAGGTGCCGTTCATGATGATCGCCGGCGACAACGACGTCGAGGCGGGCGCCGTGTCGTTCCGCTACCGCGACGGCCGCCAGGACAACGGCGTGCCGTTGGCCGAGGCGATCGAGCGGGTGGCGGCCGCGGTGGCCTCGCGCGAGCAGGTCTGA
- a CDS encoding inositol monophosphatase: MTTRLRADAALAADLVREAALLAARIRSEGLDVERKTSGSDIVTQADTAAERLIVQQLAAERPDDAIVGEEGASRAGTSGRTWVIDPVDGTYNFSRGSDWWCSAIALHDEDDVLLGAVHHAATLRTWVGGPALPSTCDGTALAPLPDTPPEARCAASYLHPPYFGTEVGEAFTRALGQVGTLRMFGSGTMDMVAIASGQWDVLFQHSVPAWDRLPGAAIIRGAGGDAVVLRAGGVDWTVTGAPAAVADVRAALLSPA; this comes from the coding sequence GTGACCACCCGCCTGCGCGCCGACGCCGCTCTCGCTGCCGACCTGGTCCGCGAGGCGGCGCTGCTCGCCGCGCGCATCCGCTCAGAGGGCCTCGACGTCGAGCGCAAGACCAGCGGGTCCGACATCGTCACCCAGGCCGACACCGCGGCCGAGCGGCTGATCGTGCAGCAGCTCGCCGCCGAGCGCCCCGACGACGCGATCGTGGGGGAGGAGGGCGCCTCGCGAGCGGGCACCTCGGGCCGGACCTGGGTGATCGACCCGGTCGACGGCACCTACAACTTCTCCCGGGGCAGCGACTGGTGGTGCTCCGCGATCGCGCTGCACGACGAGGACGACGTGCTGCTCGGCGCGGTCCACCACGCCGCCACGCTCCGCACCTGGGTCGGCGGTCCGGCCCTGCCCAGCACCTGCGACGGCACGGCCCTCGCCCCGCTCCCGGACACGCCGCCCGAGGCGCGGTGTGCCGCGAGCTACCTCCACCCGCCCTACTTCGGCACCGAGGTGGGGGAGGCGTTCACCCGGGCGCTCGGGCAGGTCGGCACCCTGCGGATGTTCGGCTCCGGGACGATGGACATGGTCGCGATCGCGTCCGGCCAGTGGGACGTGCTCTTCCAGCACTCGGTCCCGGCCTGGGACCGGCTGCCCGGCGCGGCGATCATCCGCGGTGCGGGCGGGGACGCGGTCGTCCTACGCGCCGGGGGGGTCGACTGGACGGTGACGGGTGCACCCGCCGCGGTTGCGGACGTCCGCGCCGCGCTGCTCAGTCCAGCGTGA